The Elusimicrobiota bacterium DNA segment CCGCGTTGTGGGAGGGCGCCTTGGAGCCCCTGCACGCAGTCTCAGCCGGGGCCGCCGTGCTCCTGGGACTGCTGCTCCTGGCCGCGGCTTTGCGCGCCTGGTTGCTGCGCGGCCGCGAGATCGGCCGCGGCCTCACCTGGGACTGCGGCTACGCCGCGCCCAGCGCGCGCATGCAGTACACGGCCTCATCTTTCGCCCAGCCCATCACAGGCTTGTTCTCGGCCTTCCTGCGCACGCGCGAGCGCGCCTCGGGCCCCGAGGGCTATTTCCCCGGTCCCTCGGCCTATGCCACCGAGACCCCGGACGTGTTCCACGAAGGTCTCTACCGGCCGGTCTTTGCGGGCGCATTGAAGGCCGCGTTGCGGCTGCGCTGGCTCCAGCACGGCCGCATCCAGCTCTATGTCCTCTATATCGCCTTGACCTTGCTGGTCCTGCTGGTCTGGAGGCTCGGATGCGGCTGAGCGCCCTGCACCTGCCCTTGGCCCTGCTTTGCGCGCCCCTGCTGCCGGGGATCATCAATCGGGTCAAGGCTTTTTTTGCGGGGCGCACGGGACCGAGCGTGCTGCAGCCCTATCTCGACATCCTCAAGCTCATGCACAAAGGCGCGATGTACAGCCGCACCACGACCTGGGTGTTCCGCGCCGGCCCCATCGTCGCCTTGGCCTCCACGACGCTGGCGCTCACGCTCCTACCTCTGGGCGGTTTGCCCGCCTTGTTGGCCTTTCCGGGAGACCTCGTGCTCTTCGCTTATGTCCTGGCCCTGGGGCGCTTCTTCACGGTCGCGGCCGCCCTGGACACCGGCTCGGCCTTCGAGGGCATGGGCGCCAGCCGTGAAGTGTGGTTCGCGGCACTCTCCGAGCCCGCCTTGCTGTTGGGCCTGGCGGCCATGGCCAGGCAGGCGGGCAAGCTCTCGCTGACCAGCCTCTATGTGGGGCTGGAGCCCGCGGTCCTGCTGGAGCCTGGCGGGCCGGCCCTTCTGCTGGTCGTGGCCGCTCTGCTGATCATCTTCCTGGCGGAGAACTCGCGCATCCCCTTCGACGATCCGAACACGCATCTGGAGCTCACCATGATCCATGAGGTCATGGTCCTGGACCACGGCGGGCCCGACCTCGGCCTCATCCAATACGCCGCGGCCCTTAAGATGTGGGTGCTGGGAGCCCTGGCGGCCGGACTCCTGCTGCCCGTGCGCACGGGCCTGCCTTGGCTGGACCTGCTGGCCGGACTCTGCGGCCTGTTCGTGGTGGCGCTGTTCACCGGCGTGGTGGAGTCCGTGATGGCCCGCCTGCGCCTGACCCGGGTCTCCCAGCTCCTGGCCGCGGCCGCCGCCTTCTCGGTGCTGGCGCTGATGCTCGTGCGGAGCGCCCCATGACTTTCTGGGTGGAGAGCCTCGTCATACTCGTGGTCCTCTCCAACCTGCGCGTGCTGGGCGCCAGCCGGCTTTCCGCCTGCATCCAGACCGTGGCCTTCCAGGGCGCCTTGCTGGGCCTGCTGCCCGTGCTGGCCAACCTCGACGCCCTGAGCACGCGCCTGCTCCTGCAGGCCGGGGCGAGCACCTTCCTCAAGGCCGCGGTGTTCCCGTGGCTGCTGGGCCGGGCTTTGCGCCAGGCCGGACTGCAGAGGGAGGTGGAGCCTTTCGTGGGGTTCACGGCGTCTCTCGCGGCCGGCATATTGTTCCTCGGAGCCGCCCTGTGGCTCGGCGCGCGCTTGCCCCAGGCCGGGCCGGAGGAGCTGCGGCGGCTGGTGCCCACGGCCCTGTTCACCATCTTCGTCGGGCTTTTCGTCATCGTGAGCCGGCGCCAGGCCGTGACCCAGGTCCTGGGCTACCTCATCCTCGAGAACGGCATCTACGCCTTCGGCATGGCCTTCGCCGAGCATCAGCCGCTGCTGGTCGAGCTGGGCATCCTTCTGGACGTGTTCATGGGGGTCTTCGTCATGGGCATCACCCTCTTCCATATCCACCGGGAGTTCGACCACCTCGACACCGACCGGCTGACGGCTTTGAAAGACTGATGATTCCGAGATTGGGGACACAATACTTGATTCAAGCATCCTGCCATAGGTCGGGAGGGGAATTAAGTATTGTGTCCCGGAATTCAAGATGATCTGGGCATTGCTGGGCGTACCTATGGCGGCGGGCGCGGCGGCTTTCTTGATACGGCCGGACCGCCCCCGGCGCCTCCTGCTCCTGGCCGCGGCTCTGGCCCACGCGGCGCTGACCGCCGCGTGCTGGAGGCTGCTGCCGGGCCCCGCCTTGGGAGGTTATCTCGAGCTCGACGCGGCGGGGCGGCTTTTCCTGAGTTTGACCAGCGTTCTGTTCTTGGCCGCGGCCGCTTATGCGGTGGGGTTCCTGAGGTCGTCGGGCCACTCGAAAGAGGAAGAGGATGAAGAGGGCTTCCTTTTCGACAACGCGCCGGAAGCGGTGTTTACCGGCTGCCTCCTGCTGTTCTTGGGCACCATGAGCCTGGCCGCGCTCAGCCAGCATTTCGGCCTTCTCTGGGTGGGCATCGAGGCCACCACCTTGGTCAGCGCGCCGCTCATCCACTTCCACAGGCAGAGGCGCTCCCTGGAGGCCACCTGGAAGTACCTGCTCATATGCTCGGTGGGCATCGCCTTGGCCCTGCTGGGCAACTTCTTCCTGGCCGTGGCCGCGCGCCTTCACCCGGACCTGCTCATGACCGGCCGGGAGCTGGCCGCGCACTCCGCGGAGCTGGACTTGCCCTGGCTCAAGGCGGCGTTCATCCTCTTCTTGGTGGGCTACGGGACCAAGATGGGGCTGGCGCCGCTGCACACCTGGCTGCCGGACGCGCACAGCGAAGCGCCTTCCGTGGTCTCGGCTTTGCTCTCCGGGGCCTTGCTCAACTGCGCTTTCCTGGCCCTGCTGCGCGTCAACGCCGTGCTCTGCGCCGCGGGGCTGGCGGATTTCACCGGCGGCCTCTTCATGGGATTCGGGCTGCTTTCCATGGCCGTGGCCGCGGCCTTCATCATCGGGCAGACGGATTTCAAGCGCATGCTCGCCTACTCCAGCGTGGAGCACATGGGCGTGCTGGCCTTCGGCGTGGGCCTGGGCGCCGCGGCCCCGGCCGCGCTGCTCCACGCGGTCAACCACTCCCTGACCAAGGGCCTGTTGTTCTTGACCGCGGGCAACATCTTGGCCGCGAGCCGGACCAAATCGGTGAGCGAGGTCCGGGGCCTCCTGCGCGCCTTGCCGCGCTCCGGAGTCTTGTGGCTGGTGGGCTTCTTGGCCATCACCGGCTCCCCGCCTTTCGGGCCGTTCGTGAGCGAGCTTTGGATACTGCAAGGGGCCCTGGCCCGGCACCGGGGCGGCCTGGCGGCGCTTTATCTGGCGCTTCTGGCCGCGGTGTTCGTGGGCATGGCCACCATCGTGCTCAAGATGTCGCATGGGGAGCCTTGCGAGCGGCTCAAGGACCTGCCTGCCGATGACGAGGATCCCTGGCGCTTCTGGCCTCCGGCCGTCCTGGCCGCGGCCGTGCTGGTGCTGGGGCTCTGGGTGCCTCGACCGCTGCTCCAGGCCGTCAAGGAAGCCGCGGCCGTGCTGGGGGCGCGCTGATGGTCCGCGGACTCGCCTTGCGCAACGGTCAAGCCGTCCCGCTTGCCAAGGTCCCGATTCTCGCCGCGGCGGAGTTCCGTGACGCTGTCCTGGGGGCCGTCGGCGCGGGCTGCCGCCTGAGCGCATTCCTCGGCCGGAGGCTGGCCTCCGGCGGGGTCGGTCTGCTCGCGGTTCTGGCCGACGACGCCGAAGGGGTCCTGTCCTTGCTGGGCGCGGAGCCGGCGCAGAGCTTTCCTGCGCTGACCCCGGTGTGTCCGCAGGCCCACCTTTTCGAAAGAGAGATCTTCGAGCAGCACGGAGTCAGGCCGATGGGGCATCCCTGGCTCAAGCCCGTGCGCTTCCCGCCGGGGGGCACGGCGGCCTGCGGGACGATGGATTTCTACCGGGTGCATGGGGAGGAGGTCCATGAAGTGGCGGTGGGGCCGGTGCATGCGGGGGTCATCGAGCCCGGGCATTTCCGCTTCCAATGCGCCGGCGAGGTGGTCAAGCACCTGGAGATCTCCTTGGGCTATCAGCACCGCGGCGTGGAGCGCGCGCTGCTGGGCGGACCGGACCGGCGCAGCATGCATCTGATGGAGACGCTCGCTGGAGACACCACGGTGGGCCACGGCTGGGCCTACTGCCAGGCGGTGGAGGCTCTGGGCAAGGCCGAGGCGCCGCCGCGGGCCCTGGCCTTGCGCGCCGTGGCGCTGGAACTGGAGCGCGTGGCCAACCACATCGGCGACCTGGGAGCCTTGGCCGCAGACGTGGGGTTCTTGCCCACACAGTCCTATTGCGGCCGCCTGCGCGGGGACGCTCTCAATATCACGGCCATGCTCTGCGGCAGCCGCTTCGGACGCAGCCTGCTGCGGCCGGGAGGCGTGGCCCACGATGCGGACGCGGCGCTGGCCGCGGAGATGTCGGCGCGCCTGGAGACGTTCGGGGAGGAGGCGGCCTCGGCCGTGGACCTGCTTTGGGACTCCCCTTCCGTGACCGGGCGCTTCGAGGAGACCGGCGCGGTCTCCTTGGAGGATTGCCGCAGGCTGGGACTGGTCGGGCCGGCGGCCCGAGCCTGCGGGCTCAATTTGGACGTGCGCCGCGACCTGCCCTTCGGGATCTATCGCTACGCCATGATCCCGGTGTCGAGCTGGCATGCGGGCGACGTGTTCGGCCGGGCCCAGGTGCGCTGGCTGGAGGTGCAGCGCTCGCTGAAGTTCGCGCGCGAGCTCCTGGGGTCTTTGCCCGGGGGGCCTTTGCGCCGCGAGGTCCCGCAGCTGCGGCCGGAGCATGTGGCGGTCTCCTTGACCGAGGGCTGGCGCGGCGAGGTCTGCCATGTGGCGATGACCGACGCGGCCGGGCGGTTCGGCGCCTACAAGGTCGTCGACCCTTCCTTCCACAACTGGTTCGCTCTGGCTTTGGCCTTGCGCGGGCAACAGATCTCGGATTTCCCTTTATGCAACAAGAGCTTCGACCTTTCTTACTGCGGTTTCGACCTTTGAACCTATGCTGAAAGTGCTTTGGACGAGATTCAAGCAGGGGCACCGGACCATGGAGTATCCGGCTGGTCCGGCGCCGGAGCTGCCGGCCCGCTTCTTGGGCCGGCCTAAGGTCGATCCTTCCCGTTGTAAAGAGGGCTGCGCGGGTTGTTCATCGGTCTGTCCTACGGGGGCGCTCTCCGGGGGGAAGCTGGACCTGGGGAATTGCCTATTCTGCGGAGCCTGCGCCGCGGCCTGCCCTGAGCATGCGGTGGAGTTCACGCGGGAATACCGCATGGCCGCCAGGCGGCGCGAGGACCTTGCGGTCCAGGGCGAGGCCTATGCGCTGGCCGAGGCTTTGGAGGCGAAGTCGCGCCGGCTCTTCGGTCGGAGTCTGAAGCTCCGGCAGGTGAGCGCGGGGGGCTGCAACGCCTGCGAGGCGGACGTGAACGTGCTGGGCACCATCGGCTGGGACTTGGGCCGCTTCGGGGTGCAGTTCGTGGCTTCGCCCAGGCACGCCGACGGCCTTCTGGTCACGGGCCCGGTGTCCGAGAACATGAGGGCGGCCTTGCTCAAGACCTGGGCGGCGGTGCCTTCGCCCAAGCTGGTCATCGCGGTGGGATCCTGCGCCATCGCGGGCGGGCCGTACCGCGGCCAGCCCGAGGTCCATGACGGCTGCGGGGAGTTCCTGCCGGTGGACCTCTTCATCCCGGGGTGCCCGCCGCATCCCCTGACCACGCTGGACGGGATCCTGCGCCTGCTGGGGCGGGTCGGCTAGTCCGACCCCCGGCGCAGGGCCTGCAGCCGCTGCAGGACCGGCGGGTGGCTGTAGGCGAGCAGCACCTTGAAGGGGTGCGGGGTCAGGTTCGACAGGTTGTCCACGCTGAGCCTCTTGAGGGCTGAGATGAAGGCCTCCGCATCGGCCGTGCGCCGGGCGTAGGCGTCGGCCGCGAACTCCCAGCGCCTGGAGAGGGCGTGCGCCGCGACCGACAGGGCCAGCGAGATCGGCGCGAAGAGGAAGCCGAAGAAGAACAGGCCCGCGTAGACGCGCGGCTGCTGCAGCCCGAAGGCCTGCGCCAGCCGTTCGTTGCCGATGAAGAACGAGAGCAAAAAGAGCTCGCTGCCGGTGACGCCGATCTGAAGGAACATGGATTTGAGGAGGTGCCTCTCCTTGAAGTGCCCCATCTCATGGGCCAGGACGGCCAGAAGCTCCGGGACGGTATGCCGGGCGATCAAGGTGTCGAGCAGGACCACCCGCCGGAACCGGCCCAAGCCCGTGAAGAAGGCGTTGCTCTTGCCGGAGCGGCGGGAGCCGTCCATGACGAAGATGCCCTGCATCGCGAACCCTTGGGACCGCGCGTAGGCCTCGATGGCCGAGCGCAGTTCGCCCGCGGCTAAAGGCGTGAACTTGTTGAAAAGCGGCATGATGAGCACGGGCGCGGCCAGGGCCAGCAGGAGCTGCACGAGCGTGACGGCGCCCCAGCAGTAGAGCCAGGCCACGGCGCCCAGCCGGCTGAAGAACCAGAGGATCCCGGCGAAAAGGGGGGCGCCCAAAGCCGCGGCCAGGAGCCAGCCCTTCAGGACGTCCAGCGCG contains these protein-coding regions:
- a CDS encoding NADH-quinone oxidoreductase subunit H; the protein is MRLSALHLPLALLCAPLLPGIINRVKAFFAGRTGPSVLQPYLDILKLMHKGAMYSRTTTWVFRAGPIVALASTTLALTLLPLGGLPALLAFPGDLVLFAYVLALGRFFTVAAALDTGSAFEGMGASREVWFAALSEPALLLGLAAMARQAGKLSLTSLYVGLEPAVLLEPGGPALLLVVAALLIIFLAENSRIPFDDPNTHLELTMIHEVMVLDHGGPDLGLIQYAAALKMWVLGALAAGLLLPVRTGLPWLDLLAGLCGLFVVALFTGVVESVMARLRLTRVSQLLAAAAAFSVLALMLVRSAP
- a CDS encoding hydrogenase produces the protein MTFWVESLVILVVLSNLRVLGASRLSACIQTVAFQGALLGLLPVLANLDALSTRLLLQAGASTFLKAAVFPWLLGRALRQAGLQREVEPFVGFTASLAAGILFLGAALWLGARLPQAGPEELRRLVPTALFTIFVGLFVIVSRRQAVTQVLGYLILENGIYAFGMAFAEHQPLLVELGILLDVFMGVFVMGITLFHIHREFDHLDTDRLTALKD
- a CDS encoding proton-conducting transporter membrane subunit, producing MIWALLGVPMAAGAAAFLIRPDRPRRLLLLAAALAHAALTAACWRLLPGPALGGYLELDAAGRLFLSLTSVLFLAAAAYAVGFLRSSGHSKEEEDEEGFLFDNAPEAVFTGCLLLFLGTMSLAALSQHFGLLWVGIEATTLVSAPLIHFHRQRRSLEATWKYLLICSVGIALALLGNFFLAVAARLHPDLLMTGRELAAHSAELDLPWLKAAFILFLVGYGTKMGLAPLHTWLPDAHSEAPSVVSALLSGALLNCAFLALLRVNAVLCAAGLADFTGGLFMGFGLLSMAVAAAFIIGQTDFKRMLAYSSVEHMGVLAFGVGLGAAAPAALLHAVNHSLTKGLLFLTAGNILAASRTKSVSEVRGLLRALPRSGVLWLVGFLAITGSPPFGPFVSELWILQGALARHRGGLAALYLALLAAVFVGMATIVLKMSHGEPCERLKDLPADDEDPWRFWPPAVLAAAVLVLGLWVPRPLLQAVKEAAAVLGAR
- a CDS encoding NADH-quinone oxidoreductase subunit C; translated protein: MVRGLALRNGQAVPLAKVPILAAAEFRDAVLGAVGAGCRLSAFLGRRLASGGVGLLAVLADDAEGVLSLLGAEPAQSFPALTPVCPQAHLFEREIFEQHGVRPMGHPWLKPVRFPPGGTAACGTMDFYRVHGEEVHEVAVGPVHAGVIEPGHFRFQCAGEVVKHLEISLGYQHRGVERALLGGPDRRSMHLMETLAGDTTVGHGWAYCQAVEALGKAEAPPRALALRAVALELERVANHIGDLGALAADVGFLPTQSYCGRLRGDALNITAMLCGSRFGRSLLRPGGVAHDADAALAAEMSARLETFGEEAASAVDLLWDSPSVTGRFEETGAVSLEDCRRLGLVGPAARACGLNLDVRRDLPFGIYRYAMIPVSSWHAGDVFGRAQVRWLEVQRSLKFARELLGSLPGGPLRREVPQLRPEHVAVSLTEGWRGEVCHVAMTDAAGRFGAYKVVDPSFHNWFALALALRGQQISDFPLCNKSFDLSYCGFDL
- a CDS encoding 4Fe-4S binding protein, coding for MLKVLWTRFKQGHRTMEYPAGPAPELPARFLGRPKVDPSRCKEGCAGCSSVCPTGALSGGKLDLGNCLFCGACAAACPEHAVEFTREYRMAARRREDLAVQGEAYALAEALEAKSRRLFGRSLKLRQVSAGGCNACEADVNVLGTIGWDLGRFGVQFVASPRHADGLLVTGPVSENMRAALLKTWAAVPSPKLVIAVGSCAIAGGPYRGQPEVHDGCGEFLPVDLFIPGCPPHPLTTLDGILRLLGRVG
- a CDS encoding M48 family metallopeptidase — translated: MNPYLVAVLAILLAEYALSAWADWLDARGLKTELPGEFQGIYDPARYSQSQRYLRDHTRLRLVQDSLMTTLAIGFILAGGFGRLDRLARSVCPGELGAGLLFAALLLWAWHLAHIPFSAYATFVIEERYAFNKTTPRTFALDVLKGWLLAAALGAPLFAGILWFFSRLGAVAWLYCWGAVTLVQLLLALAAPVLIMPLFNKFTPLAAGELRSAIEAYARSQGFAMQGIFVMDGSRRSGKSNAFFTGLGRFRRVVLLDTLIARHTVPELLAVLAHEMGHFKERHLLKSMFLQIGVTGSELFLLSFFIGNERLAQAFGLQQPRVYAGLFFFGFLFAPISLALSVAAHALSRRWEFAADAYARRTADAEAFISALKRLSVDNLSNLTPHPFKVLLAYSHPPVLQRLQALRRGSD